The Mycobacterium paragordonae genome includes a region encoding these proteins:
- the rplA gene encoding 50S ribosomal protein L1 yields the protein MSKTSKAYRAAAEKVDRNNLYTPLQAARLAKETSSTKQDATVEVAIRLGVDPRKADQMVRGTVNLPHGTGKTARVAVFAVGEKADAAVAAGADVVGSDDLIEKIQGGFLDFDAAIATPDQMAKVGRIARVLGPRGLMPNPKTGTVTPDVAKAVADIKGGKINFRVDKQANLHFVIGKASFDEKKLAENYGAALDEVLRHKPSSSKGRYLKKVTVSTTTGPGIPVDPSVTRNFAAEAE from the coding sequence ATGAGCAAGACGAGTAAGGCATACCGCGCCGCCGCCGAGAAGGTGGACCGCAACAACCTCTACACCCCGTTGCAGGCCGCCCGGCTCGCGAAGGAGACGTCGTCGACCAAGCAGGATGCGACCGTCGAGGTGGCGATCCGGCTCGGGGTCGACCCGCGCAAGGCTGACCAGATGGTCCGCGGCACGGTCAACCTGCCGCACGGCACGGGTAAGACCGCCCGGGTGGCAGTCTTCGCCGTCGGTGAGAAGGCCGACGCCGCCGTTGCCGCCGGCGCCGATGTTGTGGGCAGCGACGACCTGATCGAGAAGATCCAGGGCGGTTTCCTGGACTTCGACGCCGCGATCGCGACTCCCGACCAGATGGCCAAGGTCGGCCGGATCGCCCGCGTGCTGGGCCCGCGCGGCCTGATGCCGAACCCCAAGACCGGCACCGTGACCCCCGACGTGGCGAAGGCCGTCGCCGACATCAAAGGCGGCAAGATCAACTTCCGTGTCGACAAGCAGGCCAACCTGCACTTCGTGATCGGCAAGGCGTCGTTCGACGAGAAGAAGCTCGCGGAGAACTACGGTGCCGCGCTCGACGAGGTGCTGCGGCACAAGCCGTCGTCGTCCAAGGGGCGCTACCTGAAGAAGGTCACGGTATCGACGACGACGGGCCCGGGTATCCCGGTTGACCCGTCGGTCACGCGCAACTTCGCCGCCGAGGCGGAGTAA
- a CDS encoding DinB family protein — MADLTTQLADQLDWHWNTQLRPRLDGLTDDEYFWQPVPDCWTVHPNGSVDFAYPSPSPTPFTTIAWRLAHVIVGVFAMRNHHHFGGPPADYQNWHYATDAATALRQLDEEYAAWITGVRGLSAADLNRPCGPAEGPYAEYALSELVLHINREAIHHGAEIACLRDLYLHHQLHTRKD, encoded by the coding sequence ATGGCAGACCTGACGACTCAACTGGCCGACCAGCTCGACTGGCACTGGAACACGCAGCTGCGCCCCCGCCTGGACGGCCTGACCGACGACGAATACTTCTGGCAACCGGTGCCCGACTGCTGGACCGTGCACCCGAACGGGTCGGTGGACTTCGCATATCCCAGCCCCAGCCCGACACCCTTCACCACCATCGCCTGGCGACTGGCCCATGTGATCGTCGGCGTGTTCGCGATGCGCAACCATCACCACTTCGGCGGCCCACCCGCCGACTACCAAAATTGGCACTACGCCACCGACGCCGCGACCGCCCTGCGGCAACTCGACGAGGAGTATGCGGCATGGATCACGGGTGTTCGGGGGCTGTCCGCCGCGGACCTCAACCGGCCGTGCGGCCCGGCCGAGGGGCCATACGCCGAGTACGCACTGAGCGAATTGGTCCTGCACATCAACCGGGAAGCGATCCATCACGGCGCTGAGATCGCTTGTCTGCGCGACCTTTACCTGCACCATCAACTGCACACCCGAAAGGACTGA
- a CDS encoding alpha/beta fold hydrolase: protein MEVRSGTAVSGDLKLFYEDMGDPDHPPVLLIMGLGAQMLLWRTEFCEQLVRRGLRVIRYDNRDVGLSSKTERHRDPQPLPTRMARSFLGLPSRSAYKLEDMADDAAALLDHLGIEGAHIVGASMGGMIAQVFAAQYAERTQTLAVIFSSNNHRFLPPPAPRALLSLIKGPPPSSPREVIIDNSVRVNKIIGSPQYPTPEEQMRADAAEAYDRNYHPWGISQQFSAIMGSGSLLHYDRRITAPTVVIHGKADKLMRPFGGRAVAKAINGARLVLVDGMGHDLPKQLWSRVIGELTSNFAAAG, encoded by the coding sequence GTGGAAGTTCGCAGTGGCACCGCGGTATCGGGTGATCTGAAGCTGTTTTACGAGGACATGGGCGATCCCGACCATCCGCCCGTGCTGCTCATCATGGGCCTGGGCGCCCAGATGCTGCTGTGGCGCACCGAGTTCTGCGAGCAACTCGTCCGTCGCGGCCTACGGGTGATCCGCTACGACAACCGCGACGTCGGGCTGTCCAGCAAGACCGAGCGCCACCGTGACCCCCAGCCCCTGCCCACGCGGATGGCGCGCTCGTTCCTCGGTTTGCCCAGCCGTTCGGCCTACAAGCTGGAAGACATGGCCGACGACGCCGCGGCCCTGCTCGATCACCTCGGCATCGAAGGGGCCCACATCGTCGGGGCATCGATGGGCGGCATGATCGCGCAGGTCTTTGCCGCGCAGTACGCGGAACGAACCCAGACGCTGGCGGTGATCTTCTCCAGCAATAACCACCGGTTCCTGCCGCCGCCGGCGCCGCGCGCGCTGCTGTCGCTGATCAAGGGCCCGCCACCCAGTTCGCCGCGCGAGGTGATCATCGACAACTCCGTCCGGGTCAACAAAATCATCGGCAGCCCGCAGTACCCGACGCCCGAGGAACAGATGCGCGCCGACGCCGCCGAAGCCTACGACCGCAACTACCACCCGTGGGGCATCTCCCAGCAGTTCAGCGCCATCATGGGCAGCGGCAGCCTGCTGCATTACGACCGGCGCATCACCGCCCCGACTGTCGTCATCCACGGCAAAGCGGATAAACTTATGCGCCCCTTCGGCGGCCGGGCGGTCGCCAAGGCGATCAACGGTGCCCGATTGGTATTGGTCGACGGTATGGGACATGATCTGCCCAAGCAGTTGTGGAGTCGCGTCATTGGTGAGCTGACTAGCAACTTCGCTGCCGCCGGTTAA
- a CDS encoding YciI family protein, with protein sequence MQYFALLISHERELAAEERAAEMGAYQRFHHDAAAAIRAGDALLPAAVGVRIDGGPDAPVITDGPFAEGAEVACGYYLFEAEDLDEALSFARNIPVAKHGAVEVWPTVHSIEPSPKLSGTDWLALLLEPPGTTHTPHTPEWDAVAARHVEFAAAAGDHIVGGAALHDRSTATTVRVRDGEVLVTDGPYAEGAELANGFYVLSAGDRDEAVKLASMIPATAVQLRQLAGISGL encoded by the coding sequence ATGCAGTATTTCGCCTTGCTGATCAGTCATGAGCGCGAGCTGGCTGCCGAGGAACGCGCCGCCGAGATGGGCGCCTACCAACGCTTTCACCACGATGCGGCGGCAGCCATTCGCGCCGGTGATGCCCTGCTTCCCGCTGCCGTCGGGGTACGGATCGACGGCGGCCCGGACGCACCGGTCATCACCGACGGCCCGTTCGCCGAAGGCGCCGAAGTAGCCTGCGGCTACTACCTGTTCGAAGCCGAAGACCTCGACGAGGCCCTCTCGTTCGCCCGAAACATTCCGGTCGCCAAGCACGGCGCGGTGGAGGTGTGGCCCACCGTCCACTCGATCGAACCGTCCCCCAAGCTCAGTGGCACCGACTGGCTTGCGCTGCTGTTGGAGCCGCCCGGGACCACACACACCCCGCACACACCGGAATGGGATGCGGTGGCGGCACGCCACGTCGAGTTCGCAGCGGCCGCGGGCGATCACATCGTCGGCGGCGCCGCGTTGCACGACCGTTCTACCGCGACCACCGTGCGGGTACGCGACGGGGAGGTCCTGGTCACCGACGGTCCCTACGCGGAAGGCGCCGAACTCGCAAACGGCTTCTATGTGCTCAGCGCCGGTGACCGTGACGAAGCCGTCAAGCTGGCGTCGATGATTCCCGCCACCGCGGTGCAGCTTCGGCAACTGGCCGGCATCTCGGGACTGTAG
- a CDS encoding cyclopropane mycolic acid synthase family methyltransferase encodes MAELRPYYEESQATYDISDDFFALFLDPNMVYTCAYFERDDMTLEEAQLAKLDLALGKLNLEPGMTVLDVGCGWGGAVVRAVEKYDVNVIGITLSRNHYLRSKARLAAIPTTRRAEARLQGWEEFNEKVDRIVSFEAFDAFKKERWPAFFDRSYEILPNDGSMLLHSIFTHEQTYWRDHGITVTMSDLRFFRFLATEIFPGGGMCGEVDIIDNAKNSGFSVGEIQYLQPHYARTLDMWAANLEANREQAIAIQSEEIYDRFMRYLTGCANLFRKGLSNVAQYTLTK; translated from the coding sequence ATGGCCGAACTGAGACCGTATTACGAAGAGTCGCAAGCGACGTACGACATTTCTGATGACTTCTTCGCGCTGTTCCTCGACCCCAACATGGTGTACACGTGCGCTTACTTCGAGCGCGACGACATGACCCTCGAAGAAGCCCAGCTCGCGAAATTGGACCTGGCCCTGGGCAAGCTGAACCTGGAACCGGGCATGACGGTGCTCGACGTCGGCTGCGGATGGGGCGGCGCGGTTGTCCGCGCGGTTGAGAAGTACGACGTCAACGTCATCGGCATCACGCTCAGCCGCAACCACTACCTGCGCAGCAAGGCCCGGCTGGCGGCGATCCCCACCACGCGGCGCGCCGAGGCGCGGCTGCAAGGCTGGGAAGAGTTCAACGAAAAGGTCGACCGGATCGTCAGCTTCGAGGCCTTCGACGCCTTCAAGAAGGAGCGCTGGCCCGCGTTCTTCGACCGCTCCTACGAAATCCTGCCCAATGACGGCTCGATGCTGCTGCACAGCATCTTCACCCACGAGCAGACATACTGGCGCGACCACGGCATCACGGTGACCATGAGCGACCTGCGCTTCTTCCGCTTCCTGGCGACCGAAATCTTCCCCGGCGGCGGCATGTGCGGTGAGGTCGACATCATCGACAACGCCAAGAACAGCGGATTCTCGGTCGGCGAAATTCAATATCTGCAGCCCCATTACGCACGCACTCTGGACATGTGGGCGGCGAATCTGGAAGCCAATCGCGAGCAGGCGATCGCTATTCAGTCGGAAGAGATCTACGACCGTTTCATGCGGTATCTGACGGGCTGCGCGAACCTGTTCCGAAAGGGCCTGTCCAACGTCGCGCAATACACGCTGACTAAGTGA
- a CDS encoding DinB family protein, whose amino-acid sequence MPALAPPVTGERNALREFLAYHQSAYFAVSYGLTDEQARSAPSASALSIGGLIKHVTGMQRTWMTRVAAAPDAPPTDPRSFEERSAQYANEFTMLPGETLGGLLEAFTAQNAQTLRLADTADLAAAVPVPRDAPWFPSDVEAWSVRWVFLHVINELARHAGHADIVRESIDGATMYELIAGQEKWEPEPWLTPWQPE is encoded by the coding sequence ATGCCTGCCCTCGCCCCTCCGGTCACCGGCGAACGCAACGCGCTGCGCGAGTTCCTCGCCTACCACCAGAGCGCCTACTTCGCGGTGTCCTACGGCCTCACCGACGAACAGGCCCGATCGGCTCCGTCGGCCAGCGCCCTGTCGATCGGCGGCCTGATCAAGCACGTCACCGGTATGCAGCGGACGTGGATGACCAGGGTGGCCGCCGCGCCGGACGCGCCGCCGACGGACCCGCGCTCGTTCGAGGAACGCTCCGCGCAGTACGCGAACGAGTTCACGATGCTGCCCGGTGAAACCTTGGGCGGGTTGCTGGAGGCGTTCACCGCGCAGAACGCGCAGACGCTGCGGCTGGCCGACACCGCTGACCTCGCCGCCGCGGTGCCGGTTCCGCGAGACGCCCCTTGGTTTCCCAGCGACGTCGAAGCCTGGTCGGTGCGCTGGGTCTTCCTGCACGTCATCAACGAACTGGCCCGCCATGCCGGGCATGCCGACATCGTCCGGGAAAGCATCGACGGGGCCACCATGTATGAGCTGATCGCCGGCCAGGAGAAGTGGGAGCCGGAGCCCTGGCTGACGCCCTGGCAACCCGAATAG
- a CDS encoding ABC1 kinase family protein gives MSSTKHRDVAKLDRVPLPVEAARVAVTGWQVTRTAARVLSNLPGKGPWQQKVIKEIPQTFADLGPTYVKFGQIIASSPGAFGESLSREFRGLLDRVPPADTDAVHKLLIEELGDDPANLFATFEETPFASASIAQVHYATLKTGEDVVVKIQRPGIRRRVAADLQILQRFAQAVELAKLGRRLSAQDVVADFSDNLAEELDFRLEAQSMDAWVSHLHASPLGKNIRVPQVHWNFTSERVLTMERVQGIRIDNVAAIRKAGFDGTELVKALLFSVFEGGLRHGLFHGDLHAGNLYVDDEGRIVFFDFGIMGRIDPRTRWLLRELVYALLVKKDHAAAGKIVVLMGAVGTMKPEAEAAKDLEKFATPLTMQSLGDMSYADIGRQLSALADAYDVKLPRELVLIGKQFLYVERYMKLLAPKWQMMSDPQLTGYFANFMVEVSREHQSDAQTNEV, from the coding sequence ATGAGTTCCACTAAACACCGCGATGTGGCCAAGCTCGACCGGGTGCCGCTACCGGTCGAAGCGGCCCGGGTAGCTGTCACCGGTTGGCAGGTCACCCGCACCGCCGCTCGTGTGCTCAGCAACCTTCCGGGCAAGGGTCCCTGGCAACAGAAGGTCATCAAAGAAATTCCGCAGACCTTCGCGGACCTGGGCCCGACGTATGTGAAATTCGGACAGATCATCGCGTCCAGCCCCGGCGCGTTCGGCGAGTCGTTGTCCCGCGAATTCCGCGGTCTGCTCGACAGGGTGCCGCCGGCCGATACCGACGCGGTGCACAAGCTGCTCATCGAGGAACTCGGCGACGACCCGGCCAACCTGTTCGCGACCTTCGAAGAGACCCCTTTCGCCTCGGCGTCGATCGCCCAGGTGCATTACGCGACGCTCAAGACCGGCGAGGACGTCGTCGTCAAAATCCAGCGACCGGGTATCCGGCGACGGGTGGCCGCCGACCTGCAAATCCTGCAGCGCTTCGCCCAGGCCGTCGAGCTGGCCAAGCTCGGTCGCCGGCTGTCCGCACAGGATGTGGTCGCCGACTTCTCCGACAACCTTGCCGAGGAACTGGACTTCCGGCTGGAAGCACAGTCGATGGACGCCTGGGTCTCGCACCTGCACGCGTCTCCGCTGGGCAAGAACATCCGGGTGCCGCAGGTGCACTGGAACTTCACCAGTGAGCGGGTCCTGACGATGGAACGGGTGCAAGGCATCCGGATCGACAACGTCGCGGCCATTCGCAAAGCCGGCTTCGACGGCACCGAGCTCGTCAAGGCGCTGCTGTTCAGCGTTTTCGAGGGTGGGCTGCGGCACGGGCTGTTCCATGGCGACCTGCACGCCGGCAACCTCTATGTCGACGACGAGGGCCGCATCGTGTTCTTCGACTTCGGGATCATGGGCCGCATCGACCCGCGCACCCGCTGGCTGCTGCGCGAACTGGTGTACGCCCTGCTGGTCAAGAAGGACCACGCTGCCGCGGGCAAGATCGTGGTGCTGATGGGCGCCGTCGGGACCATGAAGCCGGAAGCCGAAGCAGCCAAGGACCTGGAGAAGTTCGCGACTCCGCTGACCATGCAGTCGCTGGGCGACATGTCCTACGCCGACATCGGCCGCCAGCTGTCGGCACTGGCCGACGCCTACGACGTCAAGCTGCCCCGGGAGCTGGTGCTGATCGGCAAACAGTTCCTCTACGTCGAGCGGTACATGAAGCTGCTGGCGCCCAAGTGGCAGATGATGTCGGACCCGCAGCTCACCGGCTACTTCGCCAACTTCATGGTCGAGGTCAGCCGCGAGCATCAATCCGACGCGCAAACCAACGAGGTGTAG
- the mmaA2 gene encoding cyclopropane mycolic acid synthase MmaA2 has translation MAAKLKPHFDDVQAHYDLSDDFFRLFLDPTQTYSCAYFEREDMTLEEAQIAKIDLALGKLGLQAGMTLLDVGCGWGATMRRAIEKYDVNVVGLTLSKNQAAHVQQTFDQMDTERTRRVLLEGWEQFDEPVDRIVSIGAFEHFGHDRYDDFFALAHKLLPADGVMLLHTITALTGTQMAERGMPLTFEGARFAKFIMTEIFPGGRLPSIEKVEEHSAKGGFTLTRRQSLQPHYARTLDLWAAALESRKDEAIEIQSEEVYERYMKYLTGCADSFRTGYIDVNQFTLAK, from the coding sequence ATGGCTGCGAAGCTGAAGCCGCACTTTGATGATGTGCAGGCACATTACGACCTGTCCGACGATTTCTTCCGGCTGTTTCTGGATCCGACCCAGACGTACAGCTGCGCGTACTTCGAACGCGAGGACATGACGCTGGAAGAGGCGCAGATCGCCAAGATCGACCTGGCGCTGGGCAAGCTGGGCCTGCAGGCCGGCATGACGCTGCTGGACGTCGGCTGCGGGTGGGGCGCGACGATGCGCCGGGCCATCGAGAAGTACGACGTCAACGTCGTCGGACTGACCCTGTCCAAGAACCAGGCTGCGCACGTGCAGCAGACCTTCGACCAGATGGACACCGAGCGCACCCGGCGCGTGCTGCTGGAAGGCTGGGAACAGTTCGACGAGCCCGTCGACCGTATCGTGTCGATCGGTGCGTTCGAGCACTTCGGGCACGACCGCTACGACGACTTCTTCGCGTTGGCGCACAAGCTGCTGCCGGCCGACGGCGTGATGCTGCTGCACACCATCACGGCTCTGACCGGTACGCAGATGGCCGAGCGCGGCATGCCGTTGACGTTCGAGGGCGCCCGCTTCGCCAAGTTCATCATGACCGAGATCTTCCCGGGCGGTCGGTTGCCGTCGATCGAGAAGGTGGAGGAGCACTCCGCGAAGGGCGGCTTCACTCTGACCCGTCGCCAGTCGCTGCAGCCGCACTATGCCCGGACGCTCGACCTGTGGGCCGCGGCGCTGGAGTCGCGGAAGGACGAAGCGATCGAGATCCAGTCCGAAGAGGTCTACGAGCGCTACATGAAGTACCTGACCGGGTGCGCGGATTCGTTCCGTACCGGCTACATCGACGTCAACCAATTCACGCTGGCGAAGTAG
- a CDS encoding helix-turn-helix transcriptional regulator, producing MSATTSRVLQLLGLLQSRRVWTGQELARQLSVTGRSVRRDIERLRELGYPVEASKGSGGGYRLGAGAALPPLLLDPEEAVAVAVCLRLAAGGSVAGVGESALRALSKLDQVLPARLRSQVAALHEATVTLAPESVDTPVDPDTLITLARACRDHEHVVTDYTARDGAPSRRRLEPYQLVTTGRRWYLLAYDRDRTDWRTLRLDRMSATRAAGSTFVPRPAPDAREFLRHAISAAPYRYVARVRYEVPASVVARHFSPQSMTVEPDGGGACIVTAGGDDPQRMVLHFAMVGAEFEVLEPAEVQAAARAVGKRLRRAAGAP from the coding sequence ATGTCGGCGACCACGAGCCGGGTGCTGCAGCTGCTGGGTTTGCTGCAGTCGCGCCGGGTGTGGACCGGGCAGGAACTGGCCCGGCAGCTGTCGGTGACCGGCCGCAGTGTGCGGCGCGACATTGAGCGCCTGCGCGAATTGGGTTATCCGGTGGAAGCCAGCAAGGGCTCCGGTGGGGGCTACCGGCTCGGCGCCGGCGCGGCGCTGCCGCCGCTGCTGCTCGATCCCGAGGAGGCGGTGGCCGTGGCGGTGTGCCTGCGGCTCGCCGCCGGAGGCAGTGTGGCCGGGGTCGGCGAATCCGCCTTGCGGGCGCTCAGCAAGCTGGATCAGGTGCTACCGGCCCGGCTGCGCTCGCAGGTCGCCGCGCTGCACGAGGCGACTGTCACGCTCGCACCGGAATCGGTGGACACCCCGGTGGACCCGGACACGCTGATTACACTGGCCAGGGCGTGCCGGGATCATGAGCACGTCGTCACCGACTACACCGCCCGTGACGGTGCCCCCAGCCGGCGTCGGCTGGAGCCTTATCAGCTGGTGACTACCGGCCGGCGCTGGTACCTGCTGGCCTACGACCGCGACCGGACCGACTGGCGCACCCTGCGACTGGACCGGATGAGCGCGACGCGGGCAGCGGGCAGCACCTTCGTGCCACGGCCGGCGCCCGATGCACGCGAATTCCTCCGTCACGCGATCAGCGCCGCGCCCTACCGGTACGTGGCCAGGGTGCGCTATGAGGTGCCGGCGTCCGTCGTCGCGCGTCACTTCTCGCCACAGTCGATGACCGTCGAACCCGACGGGGGCGGGGCGTGCATCGTGACGGCGGGCGGGGACGACCCGCAGCGGATGGTGTTGCACTTCGCGATGGTGGGAGCGGAGTTCGAGGTGCTGGAGCCCGCCGAGGTGCAGGCGGCGGCGCGTGCGGTGGGCAAACGTCTTCGTCGCGCGGCCGGGGCACCGTAA
- a CDS encoding cyclopropane mycolic acid synthase family methyltransferase, producing the protein MSNNLTRARSRRENNDDVQAHYDISNEFFELFTDPTRTYSCAYFERDDMTLEEAQIAKLDLALGKLGLEPGMTLLDVGCGWGSTMKRALEKYDVNVVGVTLSKNQHAYCERLLDQVDTNRSHQVLLSDWSDFDGQVDRIITIEALEHFGFQRYDHFFKFVFEALPDDGKMLLHSITGLTGGQIVERGMPVTFEMARFIKFIVTEIFPGGRLPSIEKVHDHATKAGFTVTQVESLQLHFARTLDFWAEALLAHKDEAIEIQSAEVYERYMKYLTGTAECFRIGYIDCHHFTLQK; encoded by the coding sequence ATGTCTAACAACTTAACTCGAGCCAGGAGCCGGCGAGAGAACAACGACGACGTCCAGGCGCACTACGACATCTCCAACGAATTTTTCGAGCTGTTCACGGATCCCACCCGGACCTACAGTTGCGCCTACTTCGAACGCGACGACATGACGCTCGAGGAAGCCCAGATCGCCAAGCTGGACCTGGCGCTGGGCAAATTGGGGCTCGAGCCGGGGATGACCCTGCTCGATGTGGGCTGCGGCTGGGGCTCGACGATGAAACGCGCGCTCGAGAAATATGACGTGAACGTCGTCGGCGTGACCTTGTCCAAGAACCAACACGCCTACTGCGAGCGGCTGCTCGACCAGGTCGACACGAACCGGTCGCATCAGGTGTTGCTGAGCGACTGGAGTGACTTCGACGGACAAGTGGACCGGATCATCACCATTGAGGCCTTGGAGCACTTCGGCTTTCAGCGCTACGACCACTTCTTCAAGTTCGTCTTCGAGGCCCTGCCCGACGACGGGAAGATGCTGCTGCACTCGATCACCGGTTTGACCGGAGGCCAGATCGTCGAGCGCGGCATGCCGGTCACGTTCGAAATGGCCCGGTTCATCAAGTTCATCGTCACTGAGATCTTCCCGGGCGGCCGGCTCCCCTCGATCGAGAAGGTGCACGATCACGCGACCAAGGCCGGTTTCACCGTGACCCAGGTCGAGTCGCTGCAACTGCACTTCGCCAGAACCCTCGACTTCTGGGCTGAGGCGCTGCTGGCGCACAAGGACGAGGCCATCGAGATTCAGTCCGCAGAGGTCTATGAGCGCTACATGAAGTATCTGACCGGCACCGCCGAGTGCTTTCGGATCGGCTACATCGACTGCCATCACTTCACCTTGCAGAAATAG
- a CDS encoding RNA polymerase sigma factor → MTNLDGVFRREWGPAVAAIARWSGDLTIAEDAVQEACAEALRTWPRDGVPDRPGGWLVTVARNRARDRMRRESIRPGKELAAFVDDSHTGVYDPPPVRDDELRMMFTCAHPALDRRSQLALTLRLVSGLTVAEIARALLQTEAAIGQRITRAKYKIRHANIPLRVPPAELLPERTPHVLSCIYSVFTEGYWSTAGPSAIRDELCDEGVRLAGELCALMPHPEANALAALVLLHDSRRATRLDDAGALVPLDEQDRHRWDRDRISRGLDRLRQAQGSTGPYLPQAVIAAIHATAPTWEQTDWTAICAAYDRLLQLTDSPVVLANRALAVGFRDGPEVGLAALDKVAHDPRLARSNLVASVRADLLRRAGRPADAVVWYRKALESNASEPGRAFLRRRITECGG, encoded by the coding sequence ATGACCAATCTGGACGGCGTCTTTCGGCGTGAATGGGGACCCGCCGTCGCCGCCATCGCACGATGGTCGGGCGACCTCACCATTGCCGAGGACGCCGTCCAGGAGGCCTGCGCCGAGGCGCTGCGCACCTGGCCGCGTGATGGCGTCCCTGATCGTCCCGGCGGCTGGCTGGTCACGGTCGCACGCAATCGTGCCCGTGACCGTATGCGCCGCGAATCCATCCGTCCCGGAAAGGAATTGGCGGCATTCGTGGACGATTCGCACACCGGCGTTTACGATCCACCCCCGGTTCGCGACGACGAACTGCGGATGATGTTCACCTGCGCGCACCCGGCACTGGACCGCCGGTCGCAACTCGCGCTCACGCTACGGCTGGTCTCCGGCCTGACGGTCGCCGAGATCGCCCGCGCGCTGTTGCAAACCGAGGCGGCCATCGGACAGCGAATCACCCGGGCCAAGTACAAGATCCGGCACGCGAACATCCCGCTGCGGGTGCCGCCCGCCGAGCTGCTGCCAGAACGCACACCGCACGTGCTCAGCTGCATCTACTCGGTGTTCACCGAGGGCTACTGGTCCACCGCCGGTCCGTCGGCCATCCGCGACGAGCTGTGTGACGAAGGGGTCCGGCTGGCCGGCGAGCTGTGCGCCCTCATGCCGCATCCCGAGGCGAACGCCCTGGCGGCGCTGGTATTGCTGCACGATTCGCGACGGGCAACCCGGCTGGACGACGCCGGAGCGTTGGTACCGCTGGACGAACAGGACCGGCACCGCTGGGATCGCGACCGGATCAGCCGCGGCCTGGATCGTCTGCGGCAGGCGCAGGGCTCAACCGGCCCGTACCTGCCGCAAGCGGTGATCGCCGCCATCCACGCGACGGCGCCGACCTGGGAACAGACCGACTGGACCGCGATCTGCGCGGCATACGACCGCTTGCTGCAGTTGACCGATTCGCCCGTAGTGCTGGCCAACCGCGCGCTGGCGGTCGGCTTCCGCGACGGCCCGGAGGTGGGGCTGGCGGCACTGGACAAGGTGGCCCATGACCCGAGGCTGGCGCGGTCGAATCTGGTCGCGTCGGTGCGCGCCGACCTGCTACGGCGGGCGGGACGCCCGGCCGATGCTGTTGTCTGGTATCGAAAGGCGTTGGAAAGCAACGCTTCTGAGCCGGGCCGCGCATTCCTGCGGCGGCGCATCACCGAGTGCGGCGGCTAG
- the mmaA4 gene encoding hydroxymycolate synthase MmaA4, with translation MAEKPTGAMTKSTQFEDIQAHYDVSDDFFALFQDPTRTYSCAYFDPWDISLEEAQIAKIDLNLDQLDLKPGMTLLDVGCGWGTTMKRAVEKYDVNVIGLTLSKNQHARSQQVLNAIDTDRSRRVLLHGWEDFNEPVDRIVSIEAFEHFGHENYDDFFKRCFDVMPDDGRMTIQSSVSYHPYDMAARGKRITFETVRFIKFIVTEIFPGGRLPSTEMMIEHGEKAGFVVPEPLSLRPHYIKTLHIWGDTLESNKEKAIEVTSLEVYERYMKYLRGCEHYFDDEMLDVSLVTYLKQGAAA, from the coding sequence ATGGCCGAGAAACCGACCGGTGCCATGACGAAGTCGACCCAGTTCGAGGACATCCAGGCGCACTACGACGTCTCCGATGACTTCTTCGCGTTGTTCCAGGATCCGACCCGGACCTACAGCTGCGCCTATTTCGACCCGTGGGACATCTCGCTCGAGGAAGCCCAGATCGCAAAGATCGACCTGAACCTCGACCAGCTGGACCTCAAGCCGGGAATGACGTTGCTGGACGTCGGCTGCGGCTGGGGCACCACCATGAAGCGCGCCGTGGAGAAGTACGACGTCAACGTCATCGGCCTCACCCTGTCCAAGAACCAGCACGCCCGCTCCCAGCAGGTGCTGAACGCGATCGACACCGACCGCTCCCGACGGGTGCTGCTGCACGGCTGGGAGGACTTCAACGAGCCGGTCGACCGGATCGTCTCCATCGAGGCCTTCGAGCACTTCGGGCACGAGAACTACGACGACTTCTTCAAGCGGTGTTTCGACGTCATGCCCGACGACGGCCGGATGACCATTCAGAGCAGCGTCAGCTACCACCCGTACGACATGGCGGCGCGCGGCAAGCGGATCACCTTCGAGACGGTGCGCTTCATCAAGTTCATCGTGACCGAGATCTTCCCGGGTGGCCGGCTGCCGTCCACGGAAATGATGATCGAGCACGGCGAAAAGGCCGGTTTTGTTGTCCCCGAACCACTTTCACTGCGCCCGCACTACATCAAGACGCTGCACATCTGGGGCGACACCCTGGAGTCCAACAAGGAGAAGGCCATCGAGGTGACCTCGCTGGAGGTCTACGAGCGGTACATGAAATATCTGCGTGGCTGCGAGCACTACTTCGACGACGAGATGCTCGACGTGAGCCTGGTGACCTACCTCAAGCAGGGGGCGGCCGCCTGA